One genomic window of Triplophysa rosa linkage group LG11, Trosa_1v2, whole genome shotgun sequence includes the following:
- the tnfsf18 gene encoding tumor necrosis factor ligand superfamily member 18, whose amino-acid sequence MSLSPECCDEKTGNRDGGALARQKRLICGLFIWSTLLTLGLATIVVFQFFNGASLDSGKHKILSMSASSTPSPVTAHGSTTQSSDLTPKLMIFDPAWGHSEMVELKWQTNSRHDFITVKERLTFNKDGQYFLYLQVTLESKQSCNVTVEVKGQSSPRVILSSQISQTKPSTGLMGKGFPVTKGDHLTVNCNPATKIKKTPTETYLGVIKIE is encoded by the exons ATGTCTCTGTCTCCTGAATGTTGTGATGAAAAAACAGGCAACAGGGATGGTGGTGCCTTGGCCCGGCAGAAGAGGCTGATCTGCGGTTTGTTCATTTGGTCCACCCTGCTGACTCTGGGTCTCGCCACCATCGTAGTCTTCCAGTTCTTCAATGGAGCATCACTGGATTCTGGCAAACATAAGATACTGTCAATGTCTGCTTCTTCAACACCGTCTCCTGTCACG GCTCACGGAAGCACCACCCAATCTTCTGATCTCACGCCTAAACTAATGATATTTGATCCAGCTT GGGGCCATTCAGAAATGGTGGAGCTCAAGTGGCAAACAAATTCTCGTCACGATTTCATCACTGTAAAGGAACGGCTGACCTTTAACAAGGATGGTCAGTATTTTCTGTACCTGCAGGTCACCCTCGAGTCGAAACAGAGTTGTAATGTGACTGTGGAAGTGAAGGGCCAATCATCTCCTAGAGTCATTTTATCAAGTCAAATCAGTCAAACCAAACCCTCTACTGGTTTGATGGGTAAAGGATTTCCAGTGACTAAAGGAGATCACCTTACTGTCAATTGCAACCCTgcaaccaaaataaaaaaaactcccACAGAAACATACCTGGGTGTCATCAAGATAGAATAA
- the tnfsf14 gene encoding tumor necrosis factor ligand superfamily member 14, which yields MVHGGVNFPSVFVVDSNARPPPLPPKPGRRQRREVVQTLLVILVFVALFGMAVEACFIYYLYTSNGKPAPSSDPQTAMSKQDKEHKVPPKQKPSGAMNPSKPMAQLTTGHTGIGIMLWNISQESILYRIKHKEKEGKLIIQQDGYYSIYSKIHFEETSIFFTHSVARTSPRYAGGEMLLLQSSRLHPKPTRTGIQDNSYLSGVFNLFKGDAVFVRVKGCKPVFSNSAENYFGVYMV from the exons ATGGTTCACGGTGGTGTTAACTTTCCCTCTGTATTCGTTGTGGACAGCAATGCGAGACCCCCTCCGCTGCCCCCCAAACCGGGTCGTAGGCAGAGGAGAGAGGTGGTCCAGACACTGCTGGTGATTCTGGTGTTTGTAGCTCTGTTTGGCATGGCAGTGGAGGCCTGTTTCATCTATTACCTTTACACATCCAACGGAAAGCCT GCCCCTTCAAGTGATCCACAGACTGCAATGAGTAAACAAG ATAAAGAACATAAGGTGCCCCCCAAACAAAAACCAAGTGGAGCCATGAACCCATCGAAACCAATGGCACAGCTGACAA CTGGTCATACTGGAATAGGAATCATGCTGTGGAACATAAGCCAGGAATCTATCCTGTACCGTATAAAACACAAGGAGAAAGAAGGCAAACTCATCATACAGCAGGATGGATACTATTCCATTTACTCCAAGATCCACTTTGAGGAGACCAGCATTTTCTTTACCCACTCTGTGGCCCGGACATCACCTCGCTACGCAGGAGGAGAGATGCTGCTTCTTCAGTCCAGCAGACTGCATCCTAAACCCACGAGGACAGGAATCCAGGACAACAGCTATCTCAGCGGAGTGTTTAATCTCTTCAAAGGTGATGCGGTTTTTGTCAGGGTGAAAGGTTGTAAACCTGTGTTTTCAAATTCAGCTGAGAACTACTTCGGAGTGTACATGGTTTAA